The following coding sequences are from one Cygnus atratus isolate AKBS03 ecotype Queensland, Australia chromosome 15, CAtr_DNAZoo_HiC_assembly, whole genome shotgun sequence window:
- the CARD11 gene encoding caspase recruitment domain-containing protein 11, giving the protein MVPLLHAQIGFLYESSRNLGSEVTYLSFDGIMVGHNCCRTQIPSPGPLERRWQLHGGNIGTLSLQQLQRDSLVTHEHPRDTEPQPRILDNLGRPLKAQGGEPEMDDCLETLKDEEEALWENVECNRHMLSRYINPAKLTPYLRQCKVIDEQDEDEVLNSLMLPSKINRAGRLLDILHTKGQRGYVVFLESLEFYYPELYKLVTGKEPTRRFSTIVVEEGHEGLTHFLMNEIIKLQQQVKAKDVQRYELLAKSRQLEDERKQLKLNKIELLTFQERYNKMKEERNNYNDELVKVKDENYNLAMRYAQLSDEKSMAVIRSRDLQLEIDQLKHRLNKVEEECKLERNQSLKLKNDIENRPKKEQVLELERENEMMKTKIQELQSIIQADKRSLPDSDKAILDILEHDRKEALEDRHELVNKIFNLQEEIRHVEDLRDKYLEEKEDLELKCSTLGKDCEMYKHRMNTVMIQLEEVEKERDQAFRSRDEAQTQYSHCLIEKDKYRKQIRELEERNDELRIEVVRKEACIVNLECKLRRLSKDNNFHDQSLPRNLPITIISQTFGTSSPKANGQEADDSSTSEESPEDNKFFLPDQARLKRRVNLKGIQINPRAKSPVSMKTTSEFQAVRAQDEDGADASNGRTDTSSSNSVSISNSISSCEVSKIQTLRNRNDSIMSTTPEPPGNDSIVRRCKEDAPHCSLVEEDNDSFGFDALELDDDSHDRHSHGAPSVHSSSSSHQSEGLDAYELEHVNSIFRKFSLERPFRPSVTSVGRIRNSCHTIQRITLNGDSLNSEITLVGGNDKGSFISSVKTESLAEKAGLREGHQLLLLEGCIKGENQSVPLDTCTKEEVHWTIQRCSGPVTLQYKSNHEGYRKLLSELEEGLITSGDSFHIRLNLNISSQLDCCSLSVKCDEIVHILDTMYQGKYEWLCARVDPFTDRDLETGTIPSYSRAQQLLLVKLQRLMHRGSRDETESSYNTLRALRNTLQPEEPAPPNDPKASPRLSRASFLLGQILQFVSRSENKYKRMNSNERVRIVTGWPSGLAWTSSEAKKPSPDKLEDLDSESEINKRLSLIPYSLVRPIHCERRRPVLFTPTMLAKTLVQKLLNSGGALEFNICKPDIVTKEEFLRKQKMETIIFSREKNLNTYECIVPANIEAVTAKNKHCLLEAGISCTKDLIKAKIYPIVLFIRVSEKNIKRFRKLLPKPETEDEFLRMCRLKEKELEALPCLYASVEADAWSSIEDLIRVIKDKIGEEQRKTIWVDEDQL; this is encoded by the exons AGATACTGAACCCCAGCCTAGAATTCTGGACAATTTGGGAAGACCTTTGAAAGCACAAG GAGGAGAGCCGGAGATGGATGACTGCCTGGAGACACTGAAAGATGAGGAGGAAGCTTTGTGGGAGAACGTGGAATGCAACCGGCACATGCTGAGCCGGTACATCAATCCCGCCAAACTGACCCCCTACCTGCGGCAGTGTAAAGTAATCGATGAGCAAGATGAAGATGAGGTGCTTAACTCGCTTATGCTGCCCTCCAAAATTAACCGAGCAG GGCGGCTACTGGACATTCTTCACACCAAGGGCCAAAGGGGCTATGTGGTTTTCTTGGAGAGTCTGGAGTTTTACTACCCTGAGCTCTACAAACTGGTGACAGGGAAGGAACCCACACGGAGATTTTCCACTATTGTTG TGGAAGAGGGACATGAAGGCCTTACCCATTTCCTAATGAATGAGATCATTAAGCTTCAGCAGCAAGTAAAGGCAAAAGATGTGCAGCGCTACGAACTCTTGGCTAAGTCTCGCCAGCTGGAGGATGAGCGAAAGCAACTAAAGCTGAACAAGATAGAGCTGCTGACCTTCCAGGAGAGATACAACAAgatgaaggaggaaaggaacaaCTACAATGATGAGCTGGTCAAGGTGAAGGATGAGAACTACAATCTGGCCATGCGATATGCCCAGCTGAGTGACGAGAAGAGCATGGCTGTGATAAGGAGCCGAGACCTCCAGCTAGAG ATTGACCAGCTGAAACATCGCTTGAACAAGGTGGAAGAGGAATGCAAACTGGAGAGGAACCAgtcactgaaactgaaaaacgATATTGAAAACCGACCTAAAAAGGAacaggtgctggagctggagcggGAAAATGAGATGATGAAGACTAAAATCCAGGAGTTACAGTCCATCATTCAG GCTGACAAGCGGAGTTTACCGGATTCGGACAAAGCCATTTTGGATATTCTTGAACATGACCGTAAGGAGGCACTAGAAGATCGTCATGAATTGGTCAACAAGATCTTCAATCTCCAAGAGGAGATTCGTCATGTGGAGGACTTGAGAGATAAG TAtcttgaagagaaagaagatttGGAGTTAAAGTGTTCAACACTAGGAAAAGACTGTGAGATGTACAAGCACCGTATGAACACTGTGATGATACAGCTAGAAGAGGTGGAAAAGGAGCGAGACCAG GCATTCCGCTCACGTGATGAGGCTCAGACACAGTATTCACATTGTCTGattgaaaaagataaatacagGAAGCAGATTCGAGAGCTGGAGGAGAGAAATGATGAACTCCGAATTGAAGTGGTTCGGAAAGAAGCTTGCATTGTTAACCTAGAGTGCAAACTCCGACGGCTCTCTAAGGACAATAATTTTCATGACCAG AGTTTGCCAAGGAATCTACCCATTACCATTATCTCCCAGACCTTTGGGACTTCTAGCCCAAAAGCCAATGGTCAGGAAGCAGATGACTCCTCCACTTCTGAAGAGTCTCCAGAAGATAACAAATTCTTCTTGCCTGATCAAGCTCGACTCAAGAGAAGAGTAAACCTAAAGGGAATCCAG ATCAATCCAAGAGCTAAATCCCCTGTCAGCATGAAAACAACATCAGAGTTTCAAG CAGTCAGAGCACAGGATGAAGATGGGGCTGATGCCAGCAATGGCCGCACAGACACTAGTTCCTCTAATTCTGTTTCCATCAGTAACTCCATCAGCAGCTGTGAAGTCAGCAAAATT caaacccTGAGAAATCGCAATGACAGCATCATGTCTACCACTCCTGAACCTCCAGGAAATGACTCGATCGTCCGACGCTGCAAAGAAGATGCCCCTCATTGCAG cCTGGTTGAAGAGGACAATGACAGCTTTGGATTTGATGCTTTGGAGCTAGATG ATGACAGTCATGACAGACACTCACATGGAGCTCCTTCAGTtcactcttcctcctcttctcatCAGTCAGAAGGCCTGGATGCCTATGAGCTTGAGCATGTCAACTCCATATTTAGAAAATTCTCTCTGGAAAG ACCTTTTCGTCCCTCTGTCACCTCTGTTGGTCGCATCAGAAACTCCTGTCATACCATCCAGCGCATAACACTGAATGGAGACAGTCTCAATTCAGAAATCACTCTCGTTGGAGGTAACGATAAAGGGAGCTTTATTAGCTCTGTCAAGACAGAATCACTTGCAGAGAAAGCAGGTCTTCGGGAGGGACACCAACTCCTACTG TTGGAAGGCTGCATCAAAGGGGAAAATCAGAGTGTTCCCTTGGATACTTGCACAAAGGAAGAAGTTCACTGGACAATTCAGAGATGCAGTGGTCCAGTAACACTCCAGTATAAATCAAATCATGAAG GTTACCGAAAGCTGCTGTCAGAACTGGAAGAAGGGCTTATCACATCCGGGGACTCATTTCATATCCGCTTGAATCTGAACATCTCCAGCCAGCTGGACTGCTGTTCCCTGTCAGTGAAATGTGATGAGATTGTTCATATTCTTGACACCATGTACCAAGGAAAGTATGAGTGGCTGTGCGCCAGAGTTGATCCTTTCACAGACAGGGATCTGGAAACAGGGACCATCCCCAGCTACAGCAG AGCCCAGCAACTTCTTCTGGTGAAGCTGCAGCGGTTGATgcacagaggaagcagagatgAGACAGAAAGCTCATATAATACCCTTCGGGCACTCCGG AATACATTGCAGCCAGAGGAGCCTGCACCACCAAATGACCCAAAAGCCAGCCCTCGCCTGTCCAGAGCAAGCTTTCTTTTGGGCCAAATATTACAG TTTGTCAGCAggtctgaaaacaaatataagcGCATGAATAGCAATGAGCGAGTCCGTATCGTCACTGGCTGGCCCTCTGGTCTGGCATGGACCTCATCTGAAGCAAAGAAACCCTCACCTGATAAACTGGAAG ATTTGGATTCTGAAAGTGAAATCAATAAGAGGCTCAGCCTGATCCCTTATAGCTTGGTGAGACCCATCCACTGTGAGCGCAGGCGCCCCGTTCTTTTCACCCCCACCATGCTTGCCAAGACCTTGGTACAGAAGCTTCTGAACTCTGGAGGTGCCCTGGAATTCAACATCTGCAAGCCAG ATATTGTAACAAAGGAAGAGTTCTTAAGGAAGCAAAAGATGGAGACTATCatcttcagcagagaaaaaaatctgaacacaTACGAATGCATTGTACCTGCCAATATTGAGGCTGTCACTGCAAAG AATAAGCATTGTCTACTGGAAGCTGGAATAAGCTGCACAAAGGATTTAATCAAAGCCAAGATATATCCTATTGTTCTCTTTATCAGAGTCTCGGAGAAAAACATCAAGAGGTTCAG GAAACTGTTGCCAAAGCCGGAGACCGAAGATGAGTTTTTACGTATGTGCcgtctgaaagagaaagaactgGAGGCACTGCCATGCCTTTATGCCTCTGTAGAGGCAGACGCATGGAGCAGTATTGAGGATCTTATCCGAGTAATAAAAGACAAGATCGGAGAAGAGCAGCGTAAAACCATCTGGGTAGATGAAGAtcagctataa